Proteins from one Staphylococcus saprophyticus subsp. saprophyticus ATCC 15305 = NCTC 7292 genomic window:
- a CDS encoding ABC transporter substrate-binding protein: MKKLLILSLIFLVLLSACTQSNSQKQSDKKETIKIGYLPITHSANLMMTQQIQQQTKNANYNLELVRFNNWPDLMDALNSGKIDGASTLIELAMKSKEKGSNIKAVALGHHEGNVIMGQNNETISDFHNHEDYSFAIPHRYSTHYLLLEEMRKQLHLDSDTFSYHEMAPAEMPAALSENRISGYSVAEPFGALGEKLGKGHTLKHGSDVIPDAYCCALVLREDLINQHHHTAQAFMTDYKKAGYKMNNKKQSVEVMSKHFKQDKKVLKQSADWTSYGDLTIEKEGYNKITHLVKEHKLFNTPDYKDFVDPTLYKEG, from the coding sequence TTGAAAAAATTATTAATCCTTTCTCTAATATTCCTAGTATTACTTTCTGCTTGTACACAAAGTAATAGTCAAAAACAATCCGATAAAAAAGAAACTATAAAAATTGGTTATTTACCTATTACACATTCAGCAAACTTGATGATGACCCAACAAATACAGCAACAAACCAAAAACGCGAATTACAACTTAGAACTAGTAAGATTTAATAATTGGCCTGACCTGATGGACGCTTTAAATAGTGGCAAAATCGATGGTGCATCTACCTTAATCGAACTTGCGATGAAATCTAAAGAGAAAGGTTCAAATATTAAAGCAGTTGCTCTAGGCCATCACGAAGGTAATGTCATTATGGGACAAAATAACGAAACAATTTCAGACTTCCATAATCACGAAGATTATAGCTTTGCGATACCACATCGGTATTCGACACATTACCTACTATTAGAAGAAATGCGAAAACAACTTCATTTAGACTCTGATACCTTTAGTTATCATGAAATGGCACCTGCAGAAATGCCCGCAGCTTTAAGTGAAAATCGTATTTCAGGATACTCAGTAGCTGAACCTTTTGGTGCCTTAGGAGAAAAACTAGGCAAAGGACATACGCTAAAACATGGTAGCGATGTGATACCTGATGCATATTGCTGTGCACTTGTGCTCAGAGAGGATTTAATCAATCAACACCATCATACAGCACAAGCTTTTATGACTGATTATAAAAAAGCTGGTTATAAAATGAACAATAAAAAGCAAAGCGTAGAAGTCATGAGTAAACATTTTAAACAAGATAAAAAAGTTTTAAAACAATCAGCAGATTGGACTTCTTATGGAGATTTAACAATTGAAAAAGAAGGCTATAATAAAATCACTCATTTAGTCAAAGAACATAAATTATTTAACACACCTGACTATAAAGATTTTGTTGATCCAAC